The Salvelinus sp. IW2-2015 unplaced genomic scaffold, ASM291031v2 Un_scaffold2596, whole genome shotgun sequence genomic sequence GCCTTGACCATATCGCTGCCCTTGACCAACGAGCCTCGTCTGCCACTCATGTACCTCCTGGATCTGATtctgttttgaccttttgcctgccaCGCCTTCTTTGCTACCCTTTTGGGATATTAATAAAACAACTAGACTGTAACGCATCTGCATCCTGGTGTCTAAATCTGGGTCTCGCGTTGTTGCCCTTACACAAAATAGTGTTTATTTATGCGGCTATCATGTTTCCGCAGGGGCAGCAGGGGGCCAACAGAGGGCCAGCGGGGGTCAGTGGTAGCCGGTAAGCAGCAGAGGGGCCAGTGGAACAGCACGGGGGGAAAAGAGGGCCAGCGGCGGGGCTGGAGAGGGCCAGCGGGGCTACGTCGGCGGGCCAACAGGGGGACAGGCAAGGCATGAGGCCAGTGGGGGCAGAGGGGGGCCAACGTGCAGGGTCGCCAAGCACGGAGGGGGCCACACAGTTCGTAGGCAGCAGGGGGGGCAGCAGGTGGGGCCGACTATGCGCTCTGTCCAGACGTGATGGGTGTCCCGGCAGCGCAGTTCAGGAGGCACGCACAGGACAGGGCCAGGTGGAGGCCTAGCGGGCCAACAGGGGGGCGCAGACGGGCACAACAGGTGGTCGCAGGGAGCAGGCAGGGGCACGGCAGCAGGGATGGACAGGCAAGCAGAGAGGCCAGCCGGGGCCAAAGGGGGCGCACGGGGCTGCAGGCAGGGGTGGCAGCGGGGGATAGCAGGGGCCAGCAGGGGGGCCAGCGAGTGGGCAGCAGGGCTGcagagagcaggcaggcagggggccAAAGAGGGGCCGAAGGGCCAGGCAGGAGGGGGCCAGAGGGAACGAAGGGACGAAGGTGGGTCCAACAGGGGGACCAGGCCAGAAGGGGGAAGGCAAGTCAGGGCGGTACAGGGCAAGCAGGGGGCCATCTTGCAGGGGGCCAGGCCGAGGCTGGGACCCAGGCAGCAGGGGACCAGGACCGAGTGGGGACAGGAGACGTGCCATAGCGGCGGGAAGCGAACAGGGCAGCGCGGACGCAGGCGAGCAGGCTCAGTGGGGCAGGCAGCAGGGCGACGGCCAGCAGCGGGACAGCAGTGGGGACGGCCGCAGGGGTACCAGGTGCAGTGGGGACAGGCTAAGGGCAGGGGACAGGCCAAGCAGCGCGGTGACAGGCCAGCAGTGGGGATCATGGCAGGGGGGCAGGCCGCAAGCAGGGTGGGCAGGCAAGCAGATGGGGTCAGGCCGCAGGGTGGCCAGCAGGGGGACAGGCAGCAGGGGGGACAGGCAAGGCAGAACGGGTGTTGGCGTCATCAGGGTGGCAGCAGCAGGGGGGACAGTGCCAGCAAGTGGGGGACAGGCAAGCAGAGGGGCAGGTCAGCAGCGGTGCCAGCAGGGTGAGCCAAGCGTCAGCTAGACGGGGTACCAGCAGGAGGGGCAGAGGGGGAGGCAAGCAGGCGGTACAGCCAAGGCAGGATGCGTTGACATGCAGAGGGCCAGGCCAGCGGCAGTGGGCCAGGCCAGCGTCGGGGACCAGGGCAGCAGGGGACCAGCGGTGGGGACAGGCAGCAGGGGGACAGGCCAGAGGGGGACAGGCCAGAGGCCCTTATACCAGCTCAGTGGGGACTAGGCCAGCAGGGGTGGACAGCGCCCAGCAGGGGAACAGCAGTGGGGACGGCCTAGCAAGGGACCGCAGTGGGGACAGCAGCCAGGGGGACAGGCCAGCAGGGGACAGGCCGCAGGGGACTCAGGCAAGCAGGGGGCAGGCAAGCAGGGGAAGGCAGCAGGGTGGCCGCAGGGGACAGCCAGCAGGAGGGAGGCAAGCAGCGGGCGTCCAAGCAGAGGATGCAGCCAGGAGGGGATCGGTGGCCATCAGGgggggacaggcaggcaggggtgGGCAGTCAGCAGGGTGCCAGGGTGGGAACCAGTCGAGCAGGACCAGCAGGGGGTCCAGCATGCAGGGGACATGCCAGCAGGAGGGGAATACATCAGTGGGCAGTGCAGCAGGGACAGGCCAGGGCAGCGGGGACCAGGACCAGCGGGGGGACCAAGCACGTAGAGAGGACGGCCAGCAGGGCTGAAGGCCAGCAGGGGACAGCCAGTGGGGACAGGCAGCAGGGGACGCAGTCGGGGACAGGCCAGCAGGGGGGACCAGAGCAGCAGgcgggacaggcaggcagggggacCAGGTCAAAGGGGGGCAGGCAAGCAGCGGGGAGGCCGCAGGTGGCAGCAGGCGGGGACAGGGCCAGCAGAGGGACAGGCAACAGCTCTGGGTTGTGGTGCAGCGATGGGGGGGTTGTGTGAGCAGGGGATGCCTTATATGCGGAAGAAGCAGGGGGCAGTGTCTCAGCACAGTTCAGGGTAGAGGCGGCACAGGGTGGGCAGCAGGCGTGGGCCAGAAATGGGGGACGCGTGTGTTGCATAGTCGGGAGGGTCATTAATGCAGGGGGGCCAGTCAGCAGTGGGACCAGGCCAGAGGGAGCACAGCGTGGGACAGGCAGTAGGGGGACAGTGCAAGCAGGGGACGAGAGAGGCAGCTCGTCGGACATGGGCAGCAGGGGGACAATTCACAGGGGGACAGCAGTGGGGGACAGGCAGCAGGGGACCAGCAGTGGGCAGGCCAGCAGGGGGGACAGGCAGAGGGGGACAGGCGCAGGGGGAAGCCAGCAGGGGACCAGCAAGCAGGGGGCAGGCAGCAGGGGCGGCCGCAGGGTGGCCGTGGGGGGACAGGCAGAGGGGCAggcaaagagggggggggggggggggaggggggggggggggggggggggggggggggtggggggggggggggggggggggggggggggggggggggggggggggggggggggggggggggggggggggggggggggggggggggggggggggggggggggggggggggggggggggggggggggggggggggggggtggggggggggggggggggggggggggggggggggggggcagtcagcAGGGTGGCCAGGCAGGGGGGACAGGCCAGCAGGGAAGGACAGGCGACAGCAGAGGGAAGGCGAATCCAGCAGAAAGGGGCCAGCAGGTTGACAAGGTCCAGCAGGGGACCAGCAGGGGATCCAGCATGCAGGACCAGGCCAGCAAGGGAGGGCCATCATGCAGCGAGCAGGCCAGCAGGGGCCAGGCCAGCAGGGGGGAGACGGAGCAGGGGGGGCCAGGCATGCAGGCGTGGAACAGCAGGGGGGAAGCAGGGCGGAGCTAGAGCGGCAGCAGGCAAAATAGCTGGAGTGGCCTTGGCAAGGCGGCTTAGCAAGAAGTAAGGGTGGCTCTTCGTCTGAGCTCTGCAGATGCACCCTCTTAATCATACCCCCCCCAGCGTTAGTGACAAGGAGGAAGTCTAGTATACCGGCGTGACCCGTACGATCGTACAGGCTCCTGGCTGATAACAACAGAGGTCGAGAACAGAGGGTGAACTAGCTCTACACCGTACGCTGTACAGACACTAGCATGTTCCAAACAATATCATAGATTGCTTTAATCCTTGCCCCCCCCTGCCCATCTCCTCTGTTCTTTGCCTTATCCCCATACTTTTTGTTTAGTCTCTTACAAGCCTCCCCTCCTGTTCCTTCAGTCTTTGATTGGCTGAATTCACCGC encodes the following:
- the LOC139025378 gene encoding spidroin-1-like; its protein translation is VQFVFVMPRLWVACLFVGVGVYVSLCFLSPSFRLPALTISLPLTNEPRLPLMGSRGPTEGQRGSVVAGKQQRGQWNSTGGKEGQRRGWRGPAGLRRRANRGTGKRSSGGTHRTGPGGGLAGQQGGADGHNRWSQGAGRGTAAGMDRQAERPAGAKGGARGCRQGWQRGIAGASRGASEWAAGLQRAGRQGAKEGPKGQAGGGQRERRDEGGSNRGTRPEGGRQVRAVQGKQGAILQGARPRLGPRQQGTRTEWGQETCHSGGKRTGQRGRRRAGSVGQAAGRRPAAGQQWGRPQGYQVQWGQAKGRGQAKQRGDRPAVGIMAGGQAASRVGRQADGVRPQGGQQGDRQQGGQARQNGCWRHQGGSSRGDSASKWGTGKQRGRSAAVPAGGPGQRQWARPASGTRAAGDQRWGQAAGGQARGGQARGPYTSSVGTRPAGVDSAQQGNSSGDGLARDRSGDSSQGDRPAGDRPQGTQASRGQASRGRQQGGRRGQPAGGRQAAGVQAEDAARRGSVAIRGGQAGRGGQSAGCQGGNQSSRTSRGSSMQGTCQQEGNTSVGSAAGTGQGSGDQDQRGDQARREDGQQG